One segment of Gadus chalcogrammus isolate NIFS_2021 chromosome 8, NIFS_Gcha_1.0, whole genome shotgun sequence DNA contains the following:
- the map6d1 gene encoding microtubule-associated protein 6: MAWPCISRVCCLARFWNQFDKSDLSVPLTIQNYSDIAEQEVRSVTKQVPTDRIHRSSSSLTPDHRGGPPLALIDDIGTTRESFRGRRELGYKPREDYHPPVVPFPTVTQYTQDFKPWPIPRKDNFPWISNGGNRSATVADSPVNSHPSHNAAGSQPAQGRRDEGGRGQKLAEPQNAASASTSSYRQEYREWSGAKPAKSTRRSQSSPYVGSQGQAGQLTPETSYQAAFSGESHRPTPSVPTTTTTSVPAAPPGSVMQPCTPTLTPLLQSGRTGSAAPPGLRQNQLSERNDLSTEDNLVRTKPSPNPSALSHSGSRVFNI, from the exons ATGGCTTGGCCGTGCATCAGTAGAGTCTGCTGTTTGGCTCGGTTCTGGAACCAATTTGACAAATCCGATCTCTCGGTTCCGCTCACCATCCAAAACTATTCCGACATCGCGGAGCAGGAGGTGCGATCCGTCACCAAACAAGTGCCCACGGACCGAATCCACAGGAGCAGCAGCTCCCTCACCCCGGACCACCGTGGTGGACCCCCCCTGGCACTCATCGATGACATCGGGACCACTCGGGAGTCGTTCAGGGGTCGCCGTGAGCTCGGTTACAAGCCCCGGGAGGACTACCATCCACCCGTCGTGCCTTTTCCCACTGTTACGCAATACACGCAGGATTTCAAACCCTGGCCTATTCCCAGAAAGGACAATTTCCCTTGGATTAGTAACGGAGGCAACAGGTCAGCCACTGTGGCGGACAGTCCAGTAAACAGTCACCCCAGTCACAATGCCGCCGGCAGTCAGCCTGCACAGGGGCGTAGGGACGAGGGGGGAAGGGGCCAAAAGTTGGCGGAACCGCAAAACGCAGCAAGTGCCAGTACCAGTTCATACAG ACAAGAGTACAGAGAGTGGTCAGGGGCCAAACCAGCCAAGAGCACCAGGAGGAGCCAGTCCTCTCCCTACGTGGGCTCCCAGGGCCAGGCGGGCCAGCTGACTCCTGAGACCAGCTACCAGGCTGCCTTCAGCGGGGAGAGCCACCGGCCCACCCCCTccgtccccaccaccaccaccaccagcgtcCCCGCTGCACCGCCTGGCTCTGTGATGCAGCCCTGCACACCGACCCTGACCCCTCTCCTCCAGAGCGGGCGTACTGGATCAGCCGCCCCCCCCGGCCTCAGGCAGAACCAACTCTCCGAGAGGAACGACCTCAGCACAGAG GACAACCTCGTGAGGACTAAGCCGTCTCCAAACCCCTCCGCTCTTTCTCATAGTGGCTCCCGAGTCTTCAACATCTGA
- the acsm3 gene encoding LOW QUALITY PROTEIN: acyl-coenzyme A synthetase ACSM3, mitochondrial (The sequence of the model RefSeq protein was modified relative to this genomic sequence to represent the inferred CDS: inserted 1 base in 1 codon): MFGAQKSPLGGMQQPLRIVLCFTSIRLRLMKRLVDLRFILKELTRSHPRIITRDSHTHKACHPKNFTDYDTIKHEFKFPQISGHFNFAEDVLDKWAEKEKAGGRASSPALWWVDGQRREVQWSFEELGFHSRKLANVFTELCQLRQQDRVFLMLPRIPEWWLVNIACLRTGTVLLPGTCQLTARDILHRLRTSGAKCVVTDEFLAPLVDEVAPQCPALNCKIIVSHSNSRRDGWRNLQDLMSNVSSDHVCVKTXRGDPMSIFFTSGTTGSPKMTQHSQCSFGIGLTVNGKYWLDLTARDVLWNTSDTGWAKTAWSSVYGAWIQGSCVFVHRMPRFDTSTVLETLSKFPITTFCTAPTAYRMLIQEDMSKYSFGSLQHCVCAGEPINPEVMQKWKQATGLHIYEGYGQTETVLIAGTFKGMDIKPGSIGKASPAYDVQIVDDEGTPLSKGTEGNIGIRVKPDKPFSLFTEYTGDPEKTAECYRADFYLTGDRGYMDEDGYLWFVGRADDVILSAGYRIGPFEVENALIEHEAVAESAVVSSPDPIRGRVVKAFIVLTAEYESHDKSQLVADLQTHVKQVTAPYKYPRKIEFVEQLPKTISGKIRRVELRKREWSTKPEAE, translated from the exons ATGTTTGGAGCCCAGAAAAGTCCCCTGGGTGGAATGCAGCAGCCACTTAGGATTGTCCTTTGCTTCACTTCTATCAGACTCCGCCTG ATGAAGAGACTAGTTGACCTACGTTTTATTCTTAAGGAGCTAACCAGGAGCCACCCGAGAATAATAACCAGAGACAGCCATACACACAAGGCATGTCATCCTAAAAACTTTACTGACTATGACACCATTAAACATGAATTCAAATTCCCCCAAATCTCTGGGCATTTTAATTTTGCAGAAGATGTTTTAGACAAGTGGGCAGAAAAAGAAAAg GCTGGCGGCAGAGCATCTAGCCCCGCGCTCTGGTGGGTAGATGGCCAGAGAAGGGAGGTTCAGTGGAGCTTTGAGGAGCTGGGCTTCCACTCTAGGAAACTGGCCAATGTCTTCACTGAGCTCTGTCAGCTCAGGCAACAGGACCGCGTCTTCCTGATGCTGCCCAGGATTCCAGAGTGGTGGCTGGTTAATATCGCATGCCTCCGTACAG GCACTGTGCTTCTGCCAGGGACCTGTCAGCTGACTGCCAGAGACATACTTCACCGGCTGCGCACCTCCGGGGCCAAATGTGTGGTCACAGACGAGTTCCTGGCCCCGCTGGTGGACGAGGTGGCCCCCCAGTGCCCTGCCCTGAACTGTAAAATAATAGTGTCTCACTCCAACAGCAGGCGGGACGGCTGGAGAAACCTCCAGGATCTGATGAG CAACGTGTCCAGCGACCATGTCTGTGTGAAGA CCAGAGGTGACCCCATGAGCATCTTCTTCACCAGCGGCACAACAGGGTCTCCTAAAATGACCCAGCACAGCCAATGCAGCTTTGGGATCGGCCTAACTGTCAATGGAAA GTACTGGCTTGACCTGACGGCCAGGGACGTGCTGTGGAACACGTCCGACACAGGGTGGGCCAAAACGGCCTGGAGCAGCGTGTACGGCGCCTGGATCCAGGGGTCCTGCGTCTTCGTCCACCGCATGCCCCGCTTTGACACCTCCACCGTGCTCGAG acATTGTCCAAGTTTCCCATCACCACGTTCTGCACCGCTCCGACGGCCTACCGCATGCTCATTCAAGAAGATATGTCAAA gtaCAGCTTTGGGTCGTtgcagcactgtgtgtgtgccgggGAACCCATTAACCCAGAGGTAATGCAGAAGTGGAAGCAGGCCACCGGACTGCATATCTATGAAGGATACGGACAGACGGAAACG GTCCTGATTGCCGGTACCTTTAAGGGGATGGACATCAAGCCGGGGTCAATAGGAAAGGCATCCCCAGCATATGATGTGCAG ATTGTGGATGACGAAGGTACTCCCCTGTCCAAAGGAACAGAGGGCAACATTGGCATCAGAGTCAAACCAGACAAGCCCTTTAGTCTCTTTACTGAATACACA GGGGATCCGGAGAAGACGGCAGAGTGTTACCGGGCAGACTTCTACCTGACCGGAGACAGGGGGTACATGGACGAGGACGGCTACCTGTGGTTTGTGGGACGCGCCGACGATGTCATCCTTTCGGCTGG GTACCGGATTGGTCCGTTTGAAGTGGAGAACGCTCTGATTGAACATGAGGCCGTCGCAGAGTCGGCGGTGGTGAGCAGCCCAGACCCAATCAGAGGGAG A GTGGTGAAGGCGTTCATCGTCTTGACGGCCGAATACGAGTCTCACGATAAAAGCCAGCTGGTGGCAGACCTGCAGACGCATGTCAAACAGGTCACGGCACCGTACAAGTACCCACGCAAG ATTGAGTTTGTGGAGCAGCTGCCAAAGACCATAAGTGGCAAGATTAGAAGAGTAGAGTTACGCAAGAGAGAATGGAGCACCAAACCGGAGGCTGAATGA